A single genomic interval of Luteolibacter yonseiensis harbors:
- a CDS encoding PEP-CTERM sorting domain-containing protein yields the protein MKFGVLPNEEARFFFLFKLLQFIWSSVMKTRFFRSFLVSVAIAAASAAQAAVLVVPGAYESTEGAGQNNFPLSLTAGNTQRYQQVFGSGGFSSLTGPFLITEIAFRPSAAQAAFTSTATIQLSLSTTSKAPDGLSTTFAENVGEDPEVVFSGDLAISSAAAGPPAGPKAFDIVITFQTPYLYDPAEGNLLIDFRTSATSGENFFLDAQSTVGDQISRVYSNQAPTAVNATTGTAVTLALITRFTITVPEPSSAALIVLGGMTLLRRRR from the coding sequence GTGAAGTTTGGCGTGCTCCCAAATGAGGAAGCTCGATTTTTCTTCCTTTTCAAACTGCTCCAATTTATTTGGTCTTCTGTAATGAAAACCCGATTTTTCAGATCATTTCTCGTGAGCGTGGCAATCGCCGCTGCCAGTGCTGCCCAAGCTGCGGTCCTGGTTGTTCCAGGAGCCTACGAGTCCACCGAAGGCGCGGGACAGAACAACTTCCCGTTATCGCTGACGGCGGGCAACACGCAACGATATCAGCAAGTGTTCGGCTCCGGTGGCTTCTCATCCCTTACCGGCCCCTTTCTCATCACCGAAATCGCCTTCAGGCCGAGCGCAGCGCAGGCCGCATTCACCTCGACCGCCACAATTCAATTAAGCCTGTCGACAACCTCCAAGGCTCCGGATGGCCTGAGCACTACGTTTGCCGAAAACGTGGGAGAAGACCCGGAGGTGGTCTTCAGCGGGGACCTGGCGATCTCGTCAGCCGCAGCGGGTCCGCCGGCCGGGCCCAAGGCATTCGATATCGTGATTACTTTCCAAACTCCTTACCTCTATGATCCGGCGGAGGGAAATCTTTTGATCGATTTCAGAACGTCTGCGACCTCGGGAGAGAATTTCTTTCTCGATGCCCAGTCAACGGTGGGCGATCAGATTTCGAGGGTCTACAGCAATCAGGCTCCTACGGCCGTTAACGCAACCACGGGCACCGCGGTTACCCTCGCCCTGATAACCCGTTTCACGATCACTGTCCCGGAGCCTTCATCTGCGGCCCTGATCGTTTTAGGCGGGATGACTTTGTTGCGCCGCCGTCGCTAG